TTTCGCATCGATTTCAATTGCAATTGTTGCTGTCTATTTTGGTTTTTCCTACCTCGGTGAATTAAGCTTTGGTAGTTATGGTTTACCCGTAACCTTATTTGCTGGCTTCCTTGCCTTGATTTTATCCCCTGAATTTTTCCAGCCATTACGCGATTTAGGTACCTATTACCATGCCAAAGCACAAGCTGTTGGTGCCGCTGAAAGCTTAGTGACTTTGCTGGAAAGTGATAGCGAACAAAAAACGGAAATGGGCAACAAAACACCGCAAAATGCTCCTATCCGTATTCAAGCTGAGGGATTAGAGATTTTCTCTCACGATGGGCAGCGGTTGGTTGGCCCTCTAGATTTCACCATCGAACCTCAACAACGTATCGCACTCGTTGGTCAAAGTGGTGCAGGCAAAAGCACCTTACTGAATTTATTGTTAGGTTTTTTACCTTATCAAGGCTCGATTAAAATTAACGGTGATGAACTTAACCAGCTCTGTAGCGAAAAATGGCGTGAGCTAATTGGCTGGGTTGGTCAAAACCCACATTTACCAGAGCAAACACTGATTGAAAATATCAGTTTAGGTAAACCTGATGCAACTGAGGCCGAAATAGCACAAGTAATAAGAGATGCCTATGTTGCTGAATTTTTGCCTATGTTACCTGATGGCTTAAACACCCGTTTAGGTGACTATGCAGCGAGGCTGTCCGTAGGTCAGGCACAACGAGTGGCCGTTGCACGAACGCTATTAAAACCTTCGCGTATTCTGCTCTTAGATGAACCCGCAGCCAGTCTTGATGCTCATAGTGAGCAACGTGTTATGCATACTCTCAACCAGCTAGCCCAGCAACAAACCACAATCATGGTGACCCATTTACTTGAAGAAACCGTTAATTATGATCAAATTTGGGTCATGTCCAATGGGCAAATAATACAGCGTGGTCATTATGCAGAATTGAGTCAATGTGAAGGGCCATTTGCCCGTTTATTGGCTCACCGTAGTGAGGAGCTTTGATAATGCGAGTTCTATTACCTTTTTTAGCACTTTATCGCCGCCATTGGTTTTTGATCTTATTAGGTATGATCTTAGCCATTGTAACTTTGCTCGCAAGTATTGGTTTATTAACCTTATCAGGTTGGTTCCTTGCGGGTGCAGCAATCGCAGGCTTTCCGGGGCTGTATTATTTTAACTATATGCTACCGGCCGCTGGCGTACGTGGAGCTGCGATTTTCCGTACTGCTGGCCGCTATGCAGAACGCCTAGTCAGCCACGATGCCACATTTCGGGTACTGGCGCATTTACGCGTATTCGCCTTTAGTAAAATTCTTCCTCTGTCTCCCGGAGGGATTAGCCGGTTCCGCCAAGGAGAAATTCTTAATCGCCTTGTTGCCGATGTTGAGACGTTAGACCACCTATACTTACGCGTTTTATCGCCGATTTTTGCCGCATTTGTGGTTATTTTCGTGCTTATTTTTGGGCTAAGTTTTCTTGATCCTCGCTTAGCGTGGACACTTGGTTGTGTCATGCTGTTTCTCTTGTTTACTCTACCTTTTGTGTTTTACCGTGCAGGTAAGCCTATTGGTCAAGAATTAACCGCATTACGTGCTCACTACCGAACAGTACTGACATCCGCACTACAGGGCCAAGCAGAACTCACTTTATTTGGCGCCCTACCTCGCTTTCGTCAAACATTGTCAAATATTGAGAGCCAATGGCAAGTCCGCCAGCAACAGCAAGCAGATCTTACAGGCTTGTCTCAAGCGATCATTTTGTTTGCTTCAGGCTTCACGGCAACATTGCTTTTATGGATGGCGGCAGATCACGTCGGTGGTAATACCAACCCCGGCGCACTTATTGCTTTATTTGTTTTTTGTGCCTTAGCAGCCTTCGAAACACTGGGGCCTGTCGCCGTAGCATTCCAACATATGGGCCAAGTGATTGCTTCCGCAGAGCGTGTTTCGCAGCTGATCGACGCTAAACCTGAAGTGACCTTTGCAGCCGAAGGGCTTTCGCTAACTCAGTTAGATAGCCTCGTTGTGGACAATATTTCGTTTACCTACCCTGAACAGCCATTCGCTGTGTTAAATCATGTTTCTCTTACACTACAACAAGGCCAACACCTTGCATTGTTAGGAAAAACGGGCTGCGGTAAATCAACCTTATTACAGTTACTCACCCGTGCATGGGATGTTAACAGTGGCTCAATAAAGCTTAATGGGCACAATATCAGCGACTACAGCGAGCAAGCGCTGCGTTCTATCATGTCTGTTGTACCTCAACGGGTGCACGTGTTTAGTGATACATTGCGCAATAATCTGTTGCTTGCAAATGATAAAGCGACAGATAAACAACTTCATGAAGTGTTAGAACAAGTTGGTCTTGGTAATCTACTGGAAAATGAACAAAAGCTAAATGCTTGGATGGGTGAAGGCGGTAGACAGCTCTCCGGTGGAGAACAGCGCCGTTTAGGGATTGCCAGAGCCTTATTGCATGATGCGCCATTAATTTTAATGGATGAACCAACTGAAGGGCTTGATGCACAAACTGAACAACAGATCCTCACATTACTGAAAGAGAAATGTGCGGATAAAACCTTAGTTGTGATCACTCATCGCATGCAAGGCCTAGAAAATATGGATATGATTTGTGTAATGGATAACGGTGAAATTGTTGAGCAAGGCTCACATCAAGCTCTTTTAGAGGCAAAAGGCCGCTATTTCCAATTTCGCCAACGTCACTTGCAACAACAGGCTGTTTGAGGTTCATCATGTACCAACTTGATGATGATTCTATCTTGTTCCCGCCTGTCCATGAGGCAATGCGGGAGCCTAATGGCTTATTAGCTATTGGTGGTGATTTATCGCCTGAACGTCTTAAGGCAGCCTATTACGATGGTATTTTCCCATGGTTTAACCCTGGTGAAATGCCGTTATGGTGGTCACCTGATCCACGAGCCGTTTTAATGGTCGGAGAATTACACATCAGCCGTACCATGAAAAAAATATTGAAAAAGCAAAAATATCGCGTCACCATTAACCACGCGTTCAATGATGTGATAGAAGCTTGCTCAATACGCCAAGAAGGGACATGGATTTTACCTGAAGTACGCGCGGGATATCAGGGTCTACACCAACAAGGTATCGCACATTCTGTAGAAGCTTGGTATGGTGAAGAGCTGGTTGGCGGCCTATATGGCGTGAACATGGGGCTCCTATTTTGTGGGGAATCTATGTTCAGTAGAATGGATGATGCATCTAAAGTTGCTTTTATTACATTCTATTTTCATTTTTTGCGCTATAATGGGCAGCTTTTTGATTGTCAGGTACTTAACCACCACACCGCCTCATTAGGCGCAAAAGAAATATCCCGTCGGGATTTTTTACATATTCTTTATCGGTGGCGTAACAAAGCGATTGATCCCGCCTGCTGGTTACCGCAATCGATTGAAATATCACCACTATTCACGTGATGAATTTTGGTTTTTAGTTATTTTATGCACTTACTACTCAAGAAAAATCGCTTTAAAATGCGACATTTCTTTACTTAGTGAGGGTTTTTGGGCATTATCTTGCCCGTTAAAAATCATGGTTATTAGACTTAGAGGATTAGATGGCCAAAGAAGATAATATTGAAATGCAGGGCACTGTATTGGATACCCTGCCAAACACAATGTTCCGTGTTGAACTGGAAAACGGTCACGTGGTGACTGCTCATATTTCTGGCAAAATGCGTAAAAACTATATCCGCATCCTAACAGGCGACAAGGTAACTGTAGAGTTAACCCCATACGACCTGAGCAAAGGCCGTATCATTTTCCGTAGCCGCTGATCCTATCACTTCAGGCAGGGCCTGATACAGCCACAGGTGGTGTGCACGCACAACACACCTGTGGTCTATATTCGGCATATATCAAGTTGCAGCGGCAGCGCTTTCGTTAAGGTAGAGTGACTACGTTGACTCACGCCAGTCACTTAGTTTTCTTTGCTTCTAGCGTTCCACTCGCTTGTCGCCTAGCTGCACCTCGAATTGTTTAGAATACCGCATCCTCCGGAGAGGCCTTGTGTACGCTACTGAAGTTATACGTCAGTGTATTACTTTTTTCATCAAGCCCGATACTGACCGAACCACCATTCGTTAACGAACCAAATAGCAATTCATTTGCGAGTGGTTTTTTCAAGTTATCTTGGATCACACGAGCCATAGGTCGGGCTCCCATCGCTTTATCATAACCTTTTTCACATAACCAACGGCGTGCTGCTTGGCTCACTTCAATTGAAACACCTTTTTCATCTAATTGAGCTTGTAATTCAACGATAAACTTATCGACGACTTGCGTGATGATCTCGATTGATAACGAATTGAACCAAATAATGCCATCCAGGCGGTTACGAAACTCTGGTGAGAACGTTTTCTTAATTTCAGACATCGCATCAGTGCTATTATCTTGTTCGGCAAAACCAATCGAGCGGCGCTGTGTTTCTTGCACCCCTGCGTTGGTTGTCATCACCAAGATCACATTACGAAAATCCGCTTTACGGCCATTATTATCTGTCAGTGTGCCGTGATCCATCACTTGCAAT
This portion of the Providencia manganoxydans genome encodes:
- the cydD gene encoding heme ABC transporter permease/ATP-binding protein CydD → MDKTRQTELVRWLKQHSTSAKRWLRISMLLGVVSGLLIIAQAWFLAVILQALIMEHIPREQLVTSFILLLVVFVLRALVTLIRERVGFRCGQVVRQEVRTQVLNKLQDLGPVWVKGKPAGSWATIVLEQIEDMQEYYSRYLPQMYLAGIIPIMILIAIFPFNWAAALILFATAPLIPIFMALVGLGAADANRRNFIALGRLSGSFLDRLRGLDTLRLFFREKAEVAQIRESTEDFRSRTMEVLRMAFLSSGVLEFFASISIAIVAVYFGFSYLGELSFGSYGLPVTLFAGFLALILSPEFFQPLRDLGTYYHAKAQAVGAAESLVTLLESDSEQKTEMGNKTPQNAPIRIQAEGLEIFSHDGQRLVGPLDFTIEPQQRIALVGQSGAGKSTLLNLLLGFLPYQGSIKINGDELNQLCSEKWRELIGWVGQNPHLPEQTLIENISLGKPDATEAEIAQVIRDAYVAEFLPMLPDGLNTRLGDYAARLSVGQAQRVAVARTLLKPSRILLLDEPAASLDAHSEQRVMHTLNQLAQQQTTIMVTHLLEETVNYDQIWVMSNGQIIQRGHYAELSQCEGPFARLLAHRSEEL
- the cydC gene encoding heme ABC transporter ATP-binding protein/permease CydC, with amino-acid sequence MRVLLPFLALYRRHWFLILLGMILAIVTLLASIGLLTLSGWFLAGAAIAGFPGLYYFNYMLPAAGVRGAAIFRTAGRYAERLVSHDATFRVLAHLRVFAFSKILPLSPGGISRFRQGEILNRLVADVETLDHLYLRVLSPIFAAFVVIFVLIFGLSFLDPRLAWTLGCVMLFLLFTLPFVFYRAGKPIGQELTALRAHYRTVLTSALQGQAELTLFGALPRFRQTLSNIESQWQVRQQQQADLTGLSQAIILFASGFTATLLLWMAADHVGGNTNPGALIALFVFCALAAFETLGPVAVAFQHMGQVIASAERVSQLIDAKPEVTFAAEGLSLTQLDSLVVDNISFTYPEQPFAVLNHVSLTLQQGQHLALLGKTGCGKSTLLQLLTRAWDVNSGSIKLNGHNISDYSEQALRSIMSVVPQRVHVFSDTLRNNLLLANDKATDKQLHEVLEQVGLGNLLENEQKLNAWMGEGGRQLSGGEQRRLGIARALLHDAPLILMDEPTEGLDAQTEQQILTLLKEKCADKTLVVITHRMQGLENMDMICVMDNGEIVEQGSHQALLEAKGRYFQFRQRHLQQQAV
- the aat gene encoding leucyl/phenylalanyl-tRNA--protein transferase, with product MYQLDDDSILFPPVHEAMREPNGLLAIGGDLSPERLKAAYYDGIFPWFNPGEMPLWWSPDPRAVLMVGELHISRTMKKILKKQKYRVTINHAFNDVIEACSIRQEGTWILPEVRAGYQGLHQQGIAHSVEAWYGEELVGGLYGVNMGLLFCGESMFSRMDDASKVAFITFYFHFLRYNGQLFDCQVLNHHTASLGAKEISRRDFLHILYRWRNKAIDPACWLPQSIEISPLFT
- the infA gene encoding translation initiation factor IF-1; its protein translation is MAKEDNIEMQGTVLDTLPNTMFRVELENGHVVTAHISGKMRKNYIRILTGDKVTVELTPYDLSKGRIIFRSR